A single window of Candidatus Eremiobacterota bacterium DNA harbors:
- a CDS encoding right-handed parallel beta-helix repeat-containing protein, with translation MKPIVFSFFSFISKIILDCAEVSFSRSARISACPMLLLALLMLSGFLCGCGGGAGSSGAPDMSVLQTEFWISPDGNDSSPGTQSSPFLTMERARDAIRSLDKERREGEIVVYLKGGTYRLSQPLVLGPEDSGQNGREVIYCAAPGEKPVISGSVSVGNWSLHDKDLGIYRAQVGQRETRQLYVNGQRAVRARTSLYPSGFCPAYFYIFDIPDPLGILYIPTDLNDARWKDPSKWTNPQHVEAVIVSQWKMMRVPVESVTPYPEYVPDPLLQPDLKTGLLKIREPAWTNANIYLSSVTYEPGLWSFWQVTWFENAYEFLDEPGEWYLDKAAGSLYYIPRSGESMESVSAELPVLEVLVKGEGQLSNPISNIRFEGLTFTGATWLSPSGINGYVADQSGFFLVGTGHKTNITGHDPDVVRTPGNLQFRYASGISFRRNLFMHLGSAGLDFEPGCEGCTVQDNLFMDISSAAVQLGGVTATDAHPGSQEQVTRNNTISNNLIRQAGTEYVDAAGIMVGFTANTLISNNTIIDVPWSGIAMGWGWGLYDPGMFPGISNAQRGEWGTYTTPTPNSGNRILNNRIEQFLMTVWDGGAIYTTGQQGTSMDDPLLVKGNVANAKRPTGGGNIFYTDGGSRYVVLQENVSYDNPQGVTDFGPPSKEGDPLPYPAYSEIDNIPYGGDIGGCRTYGDITFTGNYWGSDSYFSVCPFTENGISYPVNMTFSGTHIISGSGGVPQSVLDGAGVQNFPQALLDAAGLQSIYSRGTRLRRRTGGAVERVEKKIFLERGVPCRKKENKAAGKN, from the coding sequence ATGAAGCCTATCGTGTTTTCGTTTTTTTCCTTCATTTCCAAAATCATCCTGGATTGTGCTGAGGTATCCTTCTCAAGGTCCGCCAGAATAAGCGCCTGCCCCATGCTTTTATTGGCGCTTCTCATGCTGTCGGGATTCCTGTGCGGATGCGGCGGCGGCGCCGGCAGCAGCGGGGCCCCCGATATGTCGGTTTTACAGACGGAATTCTGGATCTCGCCCGATGGCAATGACTCGTCTCCGGGCACCCAGTCATCGCCATTTCTCACCATGGAGAGGGCTCGTGACGCGATCCGCTCCCTCGACAAGGAAAGAAGAGAAGGCGAGATAGTGGTCTATCTGAAGGGGGGCACGTACCGCCTCAGCCAGCCCTTAGTGCTTGGCCCGGAGGACTCAGGCCAGAATGGCCGGGAGGTGATATACTGCGCCGCTCCAGGCGAGAAGCCGGTAATTTCAGGGTCCGTCAGCGTCGGGAACTGGTCGCTTCACGACAAGGATCTAGGGATATACAGGGCTCAGGTGGGCCAGCGGGAGACTCGCCAGCTCTACGTCAACGGGCAGCGCGCCGTAAGGGCCAGGACCAGCCTCTATCCCTCGGGATTCTGCCCCGCCTATTTCTATATCTTCGACATTCCCGATCCCCTGGGCATTCTCTATATTCCCACCGACCTGAACGACGCCAGGTGGAAGGATCCCTCGAAATGGACCAATCCGCAGCACGTGGAGGCGGTGATCGTGAGCCAGTGGAAGATGATGAGAGTCCCCGTGGAATCCGTCACGCCCTATCCGGAGTATGTCCCCGATCCCCTTCTGCAGCCCGACCTCAAGACCGGTCTTTTAAAAATCAGGGAGCCTGCCTGGACCAACGCCAATATCTACCTGTCGAGCGTGACCTATGAGCCGGGCCTCTGGAGCTTCTGGCAGGTCACCTGGTTCGAGAACGCCTACGAGTTTCTTGACGAGCCTGGAGAGTGGTACCTCGACAAGGCGGCGGGCTCCCTCTACTATATCCCGCGTTCGGGAGAAAGCATGGAATCGGTCTCCGCTGAGCTGCCGGTCCTGGAAGTTCTTGTAAAAGGCGAGGGACAGCTCAGCAATCCAATATCGAATATCCGCTTCGAGGGCCTCACCTTCACGGGAGCCACATGGCTCAGCCCCTCGGGCATCAACGGGTATGTCGCGGACCAGAGCGGATTTTTCCTTGTCGGCACAGGCCACAAGACCAACATCACCGGCCACGATCCCGACGTGGTCCGCACGCCCGGCAACCTGCAGTTCCGCTACGCGAGCGGGATAAGCTTCCGCCGCAACCTCTTCATGCACCTGGGGAGCGCAGGCCTTGACTTTGAACCGGGATGCGAGGGATGCACCGTCCAGGACAACCTTTTCATGGACATTTCCTCGGCGGCCGTCCAGCTCGGGGGAGTGACTGCCACAGACGCCCATCCCGGCTCCCAGGAACAGGTCACGCGCAACAATACCATCTCCAACAACCTGATTCGCCAGGCCGGCACCGAGTACGTTGACGCGGCGGGGATCATGGTCGGCTTCACCGCCAACACGCTCATAAGCAACAATACCATCATCGATGTTCCCTGGTCGGGAATCGCCATGGGATGGGGATGGGGCCTTTACGACCCGGGCATGTTCCCAGGCATTTCAAATGCTCAAAGGGGAGAGTGGGGAACGTACACGACGCCGACGCCCAACAGCGGCAACAGGATACTGAATAACCGGATCGAGCAGTTTCTCATGACGGTCTGGGACGGCGGAGCGATCTACACCACGGGCCAGCAGGGCACCTCGATGGACGATCCTCTCCTCGTCAAGGGCAACGTGGCGAACGCCAAAAGGCCGACCGGCGGCGGCAACATCTTCTATACCGACGGGGGAAGCCGTTACGTGGTGCTCCAGGAGAATGTCTCCTATGACAACCCCCAGGGCGTGACGGACTTCGGCCCTCCGTCAAAAGAGGGCGACCCCCTTCCTTACCCGGCTTACAGTGAAATTGACAACATACCGTACGGCGGCGACATCGGCGGCTGCAGGACTTACGGCGACATCACCTTCACCGGCAACTACTGGGGGAGTGATTCCTATTTCAGTGTCTGTCCCTTCACGGAGAACGGCATATCGTACCCCGTCAATATGACCTTCTCCGGCACCCATATCATTTCGGGATCGGGGGGAGTTCCCCAGTCCGTTCTTGACGGCGCCGGTGTGCAGAATTTCCCGCAGGCCCTCCTTGACGCCGCGGGGCTTCAGAGCATTTACTCGCGGGGCACCCGCCTGCGGCGGCGCACGGGAGGGGCGGTGGAAAGGGTAGAGAAGAAAATATTTCTGGAGCGGGGAGTGCCTTGCAGAAAGAAGGAGAATAAGGCGGCGGGAAAAAACTAA
- the pepT gene encoding peptidase T has protein sequence MLLERFLDYVKIDTQSCEDAEKVPSTAKQFDLARLLVKELEAMGLKEVKLDGDHCYVYATVPSNLPSGHPHKVPVIAFIAHLDTSPSVTGAAVNPQLVKDYKGGDIVLPADRSMVITEKENPELALFKGGTIITTDGTTLLGADDKAGIAVIMEAVERLLSAGDIPHGEIKIVFTPDEEVGNGTAHFDVEGVGAQYAYTLDGERLGELNAETFNAASATVTFHGKNTHPGTAKGIMINSVYAMADFILKIPPGSRPETTEGREGYLHPYVLSGCEEKSEVKILLRDFDGAALEEWKKTVEKIRGEVAERYPDVRIEMVIKDSYRNMKEILDHHPRVLERAAQAMKKAGLEPLYLPIRGGTDGARLSFKGLPTPNIFMGCNNPHGKLEWVALEAMEKSVETILNIARLWAEEA, from the coding sequence ATGCTGCTTGAAAGGTTTCTTGACTATGTGAAGATTGACACGCAGAGCTGCGAGGACGCGGAGAAGGTGCCCAGCACGGCGAAGCAGTTCGACCTGGCGAGGCTCCTGGTGAAAGAGCTTGAGGCGATGGGCCTTAAGGAGGTGAAGCTTGACGGGGACCACTGCTATGTCTATGCCACGGTCCCTTCCAACCTTCCTTCGGGCCACCCTCACAAAGTGCCCGTCATCGCCTTCATCGCCCACCTGGACACCTCTCCCTCGGTGACCGGCGCCGCCGTGAATCCCCAGTTGGTAAAGGACTACAAGGGCGGCGACATCGTCCTGCCTGCCGACAGGTCCATGGTGATAACGGAAAAGGAAAATCCCGAGCTTGCCCTCTTCAAGGGCGGCACCATCATCACCACCGACGGAACCACGCTGCTGGGAGCCGATGACAAAGCCGGCATCGCCGTGATCATGGAGGCGGTGGAAAGGCTTCTCTCCGCCGGCGATATTCCCCATGGCGAGATAAAGATAGTGTTCACGCCTGACGAGGAGGTGGGGAACGGCACTGCCCACTTCGACGTTGAGGGGGTGGGAGCTCAATATGCCTATACGCTTGACGGTGAAAGGCTTGGCGAGCTCAACGCCGAGACATTCAACGCCGCAAGCGCCACCGTCACCTTCCATGGAAAAAACACCCACCCGGGCACTGCCAAGGGCATCATGATCAACTCGGTATATGCGATGGCAGATTTCATCCTTAAAATCCCGCCGGGCTCAAGACCCGAGACCACCGAGGGAAGGGAGGGCTACCTCCATCCTTACGTCCTCAGCGGGTGCGAGGAAAAGAGCGAGGTAAAAATCCTGCTGAGGGACTTCGACGGCGCCGCCCTCGAAGAGTGGAAGAAGACCGTGGAGAAAATAAGGGGAGAAGTGGCAGAGCGCTATCCCGATGTACGAATAGAAATGGTGATAAAAGACAGCTACCGGAACATGAAGGAAATCCTCGATCATCACCCCAGGGTGCTGGAGAGAGCGGCGCAGGCGATGAAGAAGGCAGGACTCGAGCCCCTCTACCTTCCCATCCGCGGCGGTACCGACGGGGCGCGCCTCTCTTTCAAGGGCCTGCCGACGCCGAATATTTTCATGGGCTGCAACAATCCCCACGGGAAACTGGAGTGGGTGGCCCTCGAGGCCATGGAAAAATCCGTCGAGACGATCCTCAATATTGCGAGGCTCTGGGCAGAGGAGGCATAG
- a CDS encoding DUF86 domain-containing protein → MERLPDDLKEKLNHLLSYLDELEQWLGAPQESIEKRGLQRIVERMFQLIVECAADAGDIWLDAGGFPAGESVRGVFERLREQSLIDEEEILRFAEYVSLRNRIVHDYEKISGAMLLKTAPRLLSDCRLLGKRLLGDAE, encoded by the coding sequence ATGGAACGGCTGCCTGATGACCTGAAAGAAAAACTGAATCATCTCCTCTCATATCTGGATGAGCTGGAGCAATGGCTTGGAGCTCCTCAGGAGTCAATAGAAAAGAGAGGGCTTCAGCGCATTGTCGAGCGGATGTTCCAGCTTATTGTTGAATGCGCTGCCGATGCCGGCGACATCTGGCTTGATGCAGGCGGGTTCCCTGCAGGAGAATCAGTTCGTGGAGTTTTTGAGCGCCTCCGTGAACAGTCGCTCATCGATGAAGAGGAGATTCTGAGGTTCGCAGAATATGTTTCGCTCAGGAACCGAATTGTCCACGACTATGAGAAGATTTCCGGTGCGATGTTATTGAAAACAGCACCACGCTTGTTATCTGACTGCAGGCTCCTCGGCAAGCGCCTGCTTGGTGATGCTGAGTAA
- a CDS encoding HAD-IIIC family phosphatase, with the protein MENEQRRAIKCLVWDLDNTLWDGILLEDREVFLKEEAVKIIKLLDGRGILNSIASRSDQGLIMEKLRELGIDGYFLFPQVHWGSKSSSLENIASLLNIGLDSLALIDDDPYERGEVAFSHPEVHIYSAEDLGELPDMDSMKPPFITDESSKRRLMYLAENARAAEERSFQGTPEEFLATLSMTLTLKEAVSDDLPRAAELVSRTHRLNTTGYAYSLEELESFCRSERHTLLIAGLEDRFGPCGKIGIALVEHRGELWLLKLLLTSCRVMARGIGTVLLSFLINETKKHGRTLQAEIIPTAMNRLMYVALRFSGFEEAGRRGDLVLLEHRAKGEHHYPYYMKMIVDGQMQLGSR; encoded by the coding sequence ATGGAGAATGAACAGCGGCGCGCCATAAAATGCCTCGTGTGGGATCTGGATAATACCCTCTGGGACGGCATCCTCCTTGAAGACCGCGAGGTCTTCCTGAAGGAGGAGGCGGTGAAGATAATCAAGCTCCTCGACGGGAGGGGGATACTCAATTCCATAGCGAGCAGGAGCGACCAGGGGCTTATCATGGAAAAGCTGAGAGAGCTGGGAATTGACGGGTATTTTCTTTTCCCCCAGGTCCACTGGGGCTCCAAGTCCTCGTCGCTCGAGAATATTGCCTCGCTCCTCAACATCGGCCTGGACTCCCTTGCCCTGATTGACGACGATCCTTACGAGCGGGGAGAAGTGGCTTTCTCCCATCCCGAAGTGCACATCTACAGTGCGGAAGACCTCGGGGAGCTGCCCGATATGGATTCGATGAAGCCTCCCTTCATTACCGATGAGTCATCGAAGCGCCGCCTCATGTATCTCGCGGAAAACGCCCGCGCCGCAGAGGAGCGATCATTTCAGGGCACACCGGAAGAATTCCTTGCCACCCTGTCGATGACGCTCACCCTCAAGGAGGCTGTCAGTGATGATCTCCCCAGGGCCGCGGAGCTTGTGTCGCGGACCCACCGGCTCAATACGACGGGCTATGCATACTCTCTTGAGGAGCTGGAGTCCTTCTGCAGGTCGGAGCGCCACACCCTTCTTATCGCGGGGCTGGAAGACCGCTTCGGGCCCTGCGGGAAAATTGGCATTGCCCTGGTCGAGCACCGCGGCGAGCTGTGGCTGCTGAAGCTGCTCCTCACGTCCTGCAGGGTGATGGCCCGCGGAATCGGGACTGTATTGCTCAGCTTCCTCATCAATGAGACAAAAAAGCATGGCAGGACCCTCCAGGCTGAGATAATACCCACTGCCATGAACCGCCTCATGTATGTGGCCCTCAGGTTCTCAGGCTTTGAAGAAGCCGGCAGGAGAGGCGATCTTGTCCTGCTGGAGCACAGGGCAAAGGGAGAGCATCATTATCCTTATTACATGAAGATGATTGTTGACGGACAGATGCAGCTTGGAAGCAGATAA
- a CDS encoding glycosyl hydrolase family 57 has protein sequence MMEKIQEIIEGLPNICGAEKEVEEVTARRGPVFLHGTNLRLEKLEAVFAIALHMHQPLIPAGGADLQSADLISNLDVMMHSNDSYNAGVFADCYGRMGDIIPELVREGRNPRVMLDYSGELLFGLRKMGRSDVLERLRGITCDPALRNYAEWLGTMWGHSVVPTTPVPDIKLHIRAWQQNFAAIYGWEALERVKGFSPPEMHLPNHPDVACEFIKALRESGYRWLLVQEHTVEAQGGHGLQDRHIPHRLVAKNSCGEEASIIAIIKTQGSDTKLVAQMQPYYEALTLKRQTVGGISIPPIVTQIGDGENGGVMMNEFPPCYRQTVGRFGTEGVVSVSVTEYLEMLEKAGVTERELAPLQPIHQEQVFRRITKWEPGAADNAIAEIRRENQGFAMEGGSWTNNISWVRGYENVLTPMNALSAQFHEALDHRDIDRGSHAYRNALFHLLVSQTSCFRYWGQGMWTDYAREICRRGSAIVSELASTL, from the coding sequence ATGATGGAAAAAATACAGGAAATCATTGAGGGCCTGCCCAATATCTGCGGCGCCGAAAAGGAAGTGGAGGAAGTGACAGCCCGCCGGGGGCCGGTGTTCCTTCACGGGACCAATCTCCGCCTGGAGAAGCTCGAGGCAGTCTTCGCAATTGCCCTTCACATGCACCAGCCTCTCATACCTGCAGGCGGGGCGGACCTCCAGAGCGCCGATCTGATAAGCAACCTGGACGTAATGATGCATTCAAACGACAGCTACAATGCCGGGGTATTCGCTGACTGCTACGGCCGTATGGGAGATATTATCCCCGAGCTGGTCAGGGAAGGCCGCAACCCAAGGGTGATGCTCGACTACTCGGGCGAGCTTCTGTTCGGCCTGAGGAAGATGGGCCGCAGCGACGTCCTGGAAAGGCTCAGAGGTATCACCTGTGATCCCGCACTGAGGAATTACGCCGAGTGGCTCGGAACCATGTGGGGCCATTCAGTAGTCCCTACCACGCCGGTCCCCGACATAAAGCTCCATATAAGGGCATGGCAGCAGAATTTTGCTGCCATCTATGGGTGGGAGGCACTGGAGCGCGTAAAGGGATTCTCACCTCCCGAGATGCACCTTCCCAACCACCCCGACGTGGCCTGCGAATTCATCAAGGCCCTGAGGGAATCCGGCTACCGGTGGCTCCTCGTGCAGGAGCATACCGTTGAGGCCCAGGGAGGCCATGGCCTCCAGGACAGGCATATCCCCCACCGCCTCGTGGCAAAAAACTCCTGCGGCGAAGAAGCGTCAATCATCGCCATCATCAAGACGCAAGGCTCCGATACGAAGCTGGTGGCCCAGATGCAGCCTTATTACGAGGCACTCACCTTGAAGCGGCAGACCGTAGGAGGTATTTCAATCCCGCCCATTGTGACACAGATCGGCGATGGTGAAAACGGCGGCGTGATGATGAACGAGTTCCCGCCCTGCTACCGCCAGACCGTGGGGCGCTTCGGCACCGAGGGCGTCGTGAGCGTTTCGGTGACCGAGTATCTTGAAATGCTTGAAAAGGCCGGTGTGACGGAAAGAGAGCTTGCCCCCCTCCAGCCCATTCACCAGGAGCAGGTCTTCAGGCGCATCACTAAGTGGGAGCCGGGGGCTGCCGACAACGCTATCGCAGAGATAAGGCGTGAAAACCAGGGGTTTGCCATGGAGGGCGGCTCATGGACAAACAACATAAGCTGGGTCCGCGGCTATGAAAATGTGCTTACGCCCATGAACGCCCTGAGCGCACAATTCCACGAGGCCCTCGACCACAGGGACATCGACAGGGGGAGCCACGCTTACCGCAATGCCCTGTTCCACCTCCTGGTGTCGCAGACAAGCTGTTTCCGCTACTGGGGCCAGGGAATGTGGACCGACTATGCCCGCGAGATATGCCGGCGCGGGAGCGCCATCGTGTCAGAGCTGGCTTCTACCCTCTAG
- a CDS encoding acetyl-CoA hydrolase/transferase C-terminal domain-containing protein, translated as MASSSSPYAREYQDRLVTADDAVLQIKSGSTVAVAMAHAQPPALLAALAQRVRSGDLKELKVIHKISMSHMADTLFQPDVIEKIRTYSLFQSALDRSVIKRQRESGGATIDYLPCNFYQMPRMMTEFIKIDTLIATLSPMDRHGHFTLGTNNDWISPLIHRCGQVIVEVNEQMPRVFGDSLVHISEVNAVVENHAPLLEFDDHPPQPEDEAIGRAVAELVPDGATLQMGIGGIPNAIAGFLESHRDLGIHTEVFATGVMNLIRKGIATGRKKAVLPRKHVFTITLANREVFEFINDNPSIESHPSSFVNDPVIIAENDKVISINSAIEVDLLGQVNAESLGGSEFSGSGGAHDFMRGAFRSHGGRSIMALYSTAKKGTISRIVPSLSIVTDPRNDTEYVVTEHGVTNLKGKSVRERAEALIGIAHPRFREELTSKAKEFRIL; from the coding sequence ATGGCTTCTTCATCTTCGCCCTATGCCCGGGAGTATCAAGACAGGCTTGTCACGGCGGATGACGCCGTTCTACAGATAAAAAGCGGGAGCACCGTCGCAGTGGCAATGGCTCACGCCCAGCCACCCGCCCTGCTTGCCGCCCTTGCGCAGCGCGTCAGATCCGGCGATCTTAAGGAACTGAAGGTGATCCACAAGATATCGATGTCTCACATGGCCGATACGCTCTTTCAGCCCGACGTGATAGAAAAGATTCGGACCTATTCGCTCTTCCAGTCGGCCCTGGACAGGTCGGTAATAAAGAGGCAAAGGGAATCAGGGGGGGCGACCATTGACTACCTGCCCTGCAATTTTTACCAGATGCCCCGCATGATGACGGAGTTCATAAAAATAGACACCCTTATCGCCACTCTCTCCCCTATGGACCGCCACGGCCATTTCACCCTCGGGACCAACAATGACTGGATATCGCCCCTCATTCACCGCTGCGGTCAGGTCATCGTGGAAGTGAACGAACAGATGCCAAGGGTCTTTGGTGATTCTCTCGTCCATATTTCCGAGGTGAATGCCGTGGTGGAAAATCATGCGCCCCTGCTTGAATTTGACGATCACCCTCCGCAGCCTGAGGATGAAGCCATCGGCCGCGCCGTGGCAGAGCTCGTGCCTGACGGCGCAACCCTGCAGATGGGTATCGGAGGCATACCCAACGCCATTGCGGGCTTTCTGGAGAGCCACAGGGACCTGGGGATCCATACGGAGGTCTTTGCCACGGGGGTCATGAACCTTATCAGGAAAGGAATCGCCACGGGGAGGAAAAAGGCCGTCCTCCCCCGGAAGCACGTTTTCACCATTACGCTTGCCAACAGGGAGGTCTTTGAGTTCATCAACGACAACCCTTCAATCGAGAGCCATCCCTCATCATTTGTCAACGATCCGGTCATCATCGCTGAGAACGATAAGGTGATCTCCATAAACTCCGCCATCGAGGTCGATCTGCTTGGGCAGGTGAATGCCGAAAGCCTCGGAGGCTCAGAGTTCAGCGGCTCCGGGGGAGCCCATGACTTCATGCGAGGCGCCTTCCGCTCTCATGGCGGCAGGTCCATAATGGCTCTCTACTCAACGGCAAAAAAAGGCACAATCTCGAGGATTGTGCCCTCCCTGTCGATAGTCACCGATCCCAGGAATGACACCGAGTACGTCGTCACGGAGCACGGGGTCACGAACCTCAAGGGAAAGTCGGTGAGGGAAAGGGCCGAAGCGCTCATCGGGATTGCTCATCCCCGGTTCAGGGAAGAGCTCACGTCAAAGGCGAAAGAGTTCAGGATTCTCTGA